CCTCGTCCCTGCGCGCCCCGTCGCCGGTGAAGTACACTCCCGGAATCCGCTCCCAGTACTCTCGGCGAAAGCGGGCCGGGTCGCCGTATATGCCTCGGAGCATCGCAGGCCACGGCCGGCGCAGCACGAGGTAGCCGCCCGTGTTGGGAGGGACCTGGACGCCGTGCTCGTCCACGACCCGGGCCTCAATGCCCGGAAACGGCACCGTGGCCGAGCCGGGCTTCAACGTCGTGATCCCCGGGAGCGGGGTGATCAGAACCATCCCGGTCTCGGTCTGCCACCAGGTATCCACGATCGGGCAGCGGTCTCCCCCGATGTGCTTGCGATACCACATCCACGCCTCGGGATTGATTGGTTCGCCCACGGTGCCCAGCAGCCGGAGCGCCGAGAGATCATGCCGTGCCGGCCAGTCGGCGCCCCACCTTATGAAGGTGCGGATCGCGGTCGGCGCGGTGTAGAGGATTGTGACGCCGTACTTCTCGACGAGCTCCCAGAAGCGGTCGCGCTCCGGCCAATCGGGTGCCCCTTCGTACATCAGGATTGACGCGCCGTTCAGCAGCGGGCCGTACACGACGTAGGAATGACCGGTTACCCATCCGATGTCGGCGGTACACCAGAACAGGTCTTCCTCCCTGAGATCGAAGATCCACTTGGTGGTCAGGTAGGTTCCGACCATGTAGCCGCCCGTCGTGTGGACGATGCCCTTTGGCTTCCCGGTGGTTCCGCTGGTGTACAGGATGTAGAGCAGCTCCTCGCTCTCCATCTCCTCGAATGGGGAGTCCAGGCGCATCCCATCCAGGGCACGGTGCCACCACCGGTCGCGCCCCTCGACCATGTGGATTGCCGCGGCCTCGCCGATGCGCCGTACGACCAGCACGTTCCGCACCATGGGAACATCGGCGATGGCGTGATCCACGTTGCGCTTGAGCGGGATGATCGTGCCTCTGCGATAGCCACCGTCCGCGGTGATGACCGTGTTGGCCTGGGCGTCGTTGATGCGGTCGCGCAGCGCTTCCGCCGAGAACCCTCCGAAGACCACCGTGTGCACCGCGCCGATACGTGCGCAGGCGAGCATTGCGATGGGCAGCTCGGGAATCATCGGCATGTAGATGGCCACGCGGTCCCCGCGCCGTACGCCCATGGAGAGCAGGGCGTTGGCGCAACGGTTCACCTCACGCGCGAGATCCCAGTACGTGAGCACGCGCGTATCTCCGGGCTCGCCTTCCCAAAGGATGGCGGCCTTGCTACGCCGGGCCGTGGTGAGGTGGCGGTCCAGGCAGTTGAAGGCCATGTTGGTGCGGCCGCCCACAAACCAACGCGCTTCCGGCAGTTTCCAGTCAAGGACCTGGTTCCACCTACGAAACCAGTGCAGATCGCCGGCCGCGCGTTCCCAGAAGGCCTCAGGCTCGCGGCCTGCCTCCTCGTAGATCCCCTCGTCGGTGACGACCGCACGTGCTCTAAACGCCTCTGGCGGGGGGAACCTCCGGCGCTCATCCAGGAGTGATTCGATTGGACGGCTGGACATGTGCCGCCTCCGGGTGCCTGGTTTGGGCAGGGTATTCCACCAGGATGCGGCCGAGTCCTATCCCGGCAGGAGAGGGACATTGGGGTCGGTCCGAAGAAGGGATCAACGATGAGTGAGATCACCGACCTGCCGGCCTTGGCGCTGGCAGAGAGGATCCATGACGGGCGCCTCACCGCTATCGGCGTGGTCGAAGCGTACCTGGAGCGGATCTTCCACGAAGACCCGCGGATAGCGGCGTACGTCACCCTCCTGGCCGGACGCGCCCGGGCCGAAGCGGTCACCCGCGATGCCGAGGCGCGTTCAGGGCGCTGGCGCGGGCCGCTGCACGGCGTGCCGGTTGCCGTCAAGGACCTGATCCAGATTGAGGGCGTGCCGCTCACCGCGGGTTCGTCGTTCCTTGGGGGCGAGCCCTCGCCCGAGACCGCGACCGTGGTGCGGTTGCTGGAGGATGCGGGGGCGATCGTGCTGGGCACAACGACGCTGCACGAGTTCGCCCTTGGAATGACCTCACTCAACCCGCACGGCCGCACCCCCCGCAATCCCTGGCGGCTCGATCGCGTGGCGGGCGGATCGAGTGGAGGTTCGGCCGCGGCCGTGGCCGCCCATCTGGCGGCGGGCGCTGTCGGCACCGACACCGGCGGCTCTGTACGCATCCCCGCGGCCCTCTGCGGCGTGGTGGGCCTGAAGCCGACCTTCGGCCGGATCAGCCGACACGGCGTCCTGCCGCTGTCCGGATCGTTTGACACCGTAGGTCCCATAGCGCGGTGCGTCACCGACGCGGCGTTGTTCCTGGGCGTAATGGCAGGTGTAGATCCGGCCGATCCTGCATCACGCGACGTGCCGGTGGATGCCTATCTTGAGCAGGCGGAGCGGGCACGGCCGGGCCTGCGCGTGGGCCGGCTGTCTGGCCCGTTCTTCGAGTCGGACCTCGACCCTGCCGCGGCCCAGGCGGTGGAGGACGCTGCCCGCGCGTGCGTTGAGGCCGGCTTCACCGTTCGTCCGGTTTTCCTGCGGACTCCCGAGGAGGCCAACCTGGCGCAGGTAACGCTGCTTCTTGCCGAAGCGGCCGCGTTCCACCGTGATGCCTATCCGGGGATGCGGGAGCGCTACGGCCGGGATGTGCGCGCACTGCTGGACCAGGGAGAGACAGTCACCGCAGAGATGCTTTCCGAGGCGCGGAAGGTACAGTCGCGGGTCATGGCCGAGATCTCCGGTGTCTTCGGTGAGGTGGATCTCCTGCTGGGGCCTGCGCTGCCCGCCGGCGCCCCTCGTCTGGAGGATGCCGACCCGCAGGGCGCCGCATGGTCCCAGGTGCGCCAGATGCTGGGCAGGTTCTCCCGGCTGCACAACCTGGCGGGCCTTCCCGCGATCGTCCTCCCGGCGGGTCTCACCAGTGAAGGGCTGCCCGTGGCAGTGCAACTGGCCGCGGGCCAGTTCCGCGAGGGCACGCTGCTTGGTTGCGCGCGAGTGATCGAGCAGGCGCTGGGATGGCCGCCTAGTGGATGAGGGCGCGCCCGCGTTCTATCGCGACAGCAGGATCCATCCCAACAGGCCAATTGCCGCGGCCATCGCGATCGCGTACGGAGCGGTGGCCCGCATGACCCTGCCCTCCTGCCCCAGCAGCCCGGTGGTTGCGGTCGCCAGGACCACCTTCGCCGGCGCAATCATCGAGCCGAGCGAGCCCCCGGAGGACTGCAGGGCGGCCATCAGGGCCGGGTTCATGGCCAGCATCTGCGCTCCGTCGCGCTGGAGCGCGCCGAACAGCACGTTCGAGTTGGTGTTGCTTCCGGTGATTACCGCTCCCAGCAGGCCGATGAAAGGCGATATCAACGGGAAGAACGATCCCACCAGCAAGACGAGCCCGCGGGCCAGGAGGTAGGTCATGCCGCTGTAGAGCATGATCATGGCGGTGCCGACCAGGGCCAGTATCGTAAGCGTTGTTGGCAGTCCCTGCTTGCTCACGCCCTTCCAGACAGCGCCCCAGTCCGGCGACGGGCGGCCCAGTAGATTGAACAGCACTGCCGCGATCCCTGAAGCGTATAGGAGCAGCGCGCCGGGGTGGCCGAAGATCGGGAGCGCAAAGGCCCCTGCACCCGTCTTCCAGCCCAGGCCGGTCGTGATCTCGGGGTACCTGAAGGAGAACGCCACGTGCTCGAGGGTCTGGTGCAGCCCTGGCACGAACGTGGCCGAGGCTATCACAGCGATTAGGACGTAGTAGGGCAGAAAGGCCATCTGGAACGGCATCTCCCCGGTACCGGAGCCGGCAATCTGCTCCAGGGGGGCACGCGTGGGCACGGCGCCGGCGTCACCGCGCCTGCCCAGTCGGGTGAGGCCGATGCCGACGGCGAGGCCGACCATTCCGGCGCCGAACGAGGCGATCGTCCAGTGCTGCGTGACGGAAAGCACCAGGTGCGTCAGGCCCATCGCCAGGCCCATCGTCAGGATCGAGCCGAACGCGCGCCCAGACGATCGGGCTCCGCCGTGCATGTGGGCGACCGCGAACCCGCTTGCAACCGCGGAGAGCCCCAGGAACACCGCGATCCAGTTTCCCATCTCGTGCGGCGGCAGGCCGGTGACGGCGCGGAGCGCCTGGAACGAGGAGGCCATGTCTCCCATCGTTACCGACCAGGCGTGGCCGATCAAAGGGATCGCGGCGGACTCAAGCGGCGTGAAGCCCAGCCCCAGGAGCAGTGGGGCGGTTACTGCGACGGGAACGCCGAACCCGGCCACTCCCTGCAGGAACGAGCTGAACGCGAACCCGATTATCAGCAACTGCAGCACGCGGTCGCCGGTGAGGTGCCCGATGGCGCGCCCGATGCTCCGTATCGCGCCCGACTCGTCGGCGAACTTGTACAGGACCAGGGCAGCCCAGATGATGTAGAGCACGTGAAGGCTCAAGGCAAGAGAGCGCCACAGCGCAACGGCCACACCACCTGCCGGCACCGCGAAGATGGTCAGACCAAGCGCGGCGGCGGCAGCCAGCGCCACGGCGCCCGACCGCACGCCACTCCAGTTCAGTCCCAGCAAACCCACGAGCACGATGACGATGGGTACGGCGGCCAGCCCGACGCGCCACACTTCATCGGGCATTGGGATCACCCCGGCTGGTGTCATCCTGCAGTACGCCTCCTCAATCCGCAGATGCGATGAACGAACGACAAGATTCCATCCTGACCGACCGATCACCTCCACCTGGAAGGACGCCCGCCGCGGTTGAGGCGGGGAAAGGGGCGGTGTACACTGGGATAAGGCGGGCGTTTGGAGGCTTCTGTTGCAGGCGATCGAGAACCTAAAGACGTTTTTCGCGCAGCCGCGCGAGGTCGCGGCGGTATATCTTTACGGCCGGTACGGTCATGGTCCGAGCTACCCCGACACGGACATCGAGGTTGGCTTGGTCTTCGACGACGGCACAGAAGAGGACGAGGTGCGCGAGTTCCTCGACCGTATCTCCGACGTCAACCCTCTGGGGGGCGAACCGGGCGTAGTCATGCCGTTCGCGCTCAACTCGCACATCCTCCCGGTTATTCACGAGGTTCTGACGAGCGGGACGCTGCTGGTGGACAACCGTCCCCAGGTGCGGGAGTCCTTTGTCGAGCAGGCCCGGCAGCGATTGGCGGATGAACGCGCCGGCCTTCTGGACGACGCCAAGGAGGCCATCATGCAGGCCCGATCGCTCGGCCTTGCCGTGACGGCCACCGCCGGGTTCGTGCTGCCCCAACCGCCCGGGTATCTGGATCCGATCCGCATCGGCTGGCGCATCGGGCGAATCCTGGCATCCGTAGCCGTGCTCGAGGCTACCACGCGCGACCTGGAAGCCGTGGCAAGAGATCCCGAACGGCTCGGCCAGTCTGTGGGGTGGTTCAGCAATGCCGCGGGTGCCGCGGCCGGCATAGCCAAGGCCATGCTGACGATGTTCAACATGGAAAGGCCGCCGCGCCGCTGGCAGGTGTTTCTTCCCATCGCGGATACCGGGCTGATGACGATGGACCTGGCGCTTCATCTGGGCGCGCTCACCGAACTGCGGTGGCAGATGCTGGCCTCCGGCGGGATCCACTCCACGGACCGGATGCTGGGCGGAATCCGCGCGGGTCTCGCGCCCTTGATCGCCTTCGCCCGGCTGGCGGCCTGGTACTGCGAAATGCCTGGCGGCCGCGGCGACGCCAAGGTCCATTGAGCCAGCAGCCGCGATCATCCCAGAATCAGCCAAGGAGACCGAAGTGAGCGATCCCCTGACCTTGAAGATCCTGCCCACGCCCAACGTCAACGCCCTGAGGTTCTTGGTCGGCCGCAGGCTAACCGAAGGCCGCAGCCAGACATTCCGTTCAGAGAAGGAAGCCGCCGGTCACCCGCTGGCGGCC
The Armatimonadota bacterium genome window above contains:
- a CDS encoding L-lactate permease, with translation MTPAGVIPMPDEVWRVGLAAVPIVIVLVGLLGLNWSGVRSGAVALAAAAALGLTIFAVPAGGVAVALWRSLALSLHVLYIIWAALVLYKFADESGAIRSIGRAIGHLTGDRVLQLLIIGFAFSSFLQGVAGFGVPVAVTAPLLLGLGFTPLESAAIPLIGHAWSVTMGDMASSFQALRAVTGLPPHEMGNWIAVFLGLSAVASGFAVAHMHGGARSSGRAFGSILTMGLAMGLTHLVLSVTQHWTIASFGAGMVGLAVGIGLTRLGRRGDAGAVPTRAPLEQIAGSGTGEMPFQMAFLPYYVLIAVIASATFVPGLHQTLEHVAFSFRYPEITTGLGWKTGAGAFALPIFGHPGALLLYASGIAAVLFNLLGRPSPDWGAVWKGVSKQGLPTTLTILALVGTAMIMLYSGMTYLLARGLVLLVGSFFPLISPFIGLLGAVITGSNTNSNVLFGALQRDGAQMLAMNPALMAALQSSGGSLGSMIAPAKVVLATATTGLLGQEGRVMRATAPYAIAMAAAIGLLGWILLSR
- a CDS encoding amidase — encoded protein: MSEITDLPALALAERIHDGRLTAIGVVEAYLERIFHEDPRIAAYVTLLAGRARAEAVTRDAEARSGRWRGPLHGVPVAVKDLIQIEGVPLTAGSSFLGGEPSPETATVVRLLEDAGAIVLGTTTLHEFALGMTSLNPHGRTPRNPWRLDRVAGGSSGGSAAAVAAHLAAGAVGTDTGGSVRIPAALCGVVGLKPTFGRISRHGVLPLSGSFDTVGPIARCVTDAALFLGVMAGVDPADPASRDVPVDAYLEQAERARPGLRVGRLSGPFFESDLDPAAAQAVEDAARACVEAGFTVRPVFLRTPEEANLAQVTLLLAEAAAFHRDAYPGMRERYGRDVRALLDQGETVTAEMLSEARKVQSRVMAEISGVFGEVDLLLGPALPAGAPRLEDADPQGAAWSQVRQMLGRFSRLHNLAGLPAIVLPAGLTSEGLPVAVQLAAGQFREGTLLGCARVIEQALGWPPSG
- a CDS encoding scaffolding protein, with the protein product MAAAATPRSIEPAAAIIPESAKETEVSDPLTLKILPTPNVNALRFLVGRRLTEGRSQTFRSEKEAAGHPLAAGLFAIPGVVQVFVLNDFVTVTRDPAAGWDEIAGRAEATIREHLAGS
- the acs gene encoding acetate--CoA ligase codes for the protein MSSRPIESLLDERRRFPPPEAFRARAVVTDEGIYEEAGREPEAFWERAAGDLHWFRRWNQVLDWKLPEARWFVGGRTNMAFNCLDRHLTTARRSKAAILWEGEPGDTRVLTYWDLAREVNRCANALLSMGVRRGDRVAIYMPMIPELPIAMLACARIGAVHTVVFGGFSAEALRDRINDAQANTVITADGGYRRGTIIPLKRNVDHAIADVPMVRNVLVVRRIGEAAAIHMVEGRDRWWHRALDGMRLDSPFEEMESEELLYILYTSGTTGKPKGIVHTTGGYMVGTYLTTKWIFDLREEDLFWCTADIGWVTGHSYVVYGPLLNGASILMYEGAPDWPERDRFWELVEKYGVTILYTAPTAIRTFIRWGADWPARHDLSALRLLGTVGEPINPEAWMWYRKHIGGDRCPIVDTWWQTETGMVLITPLPGITTLKPGSATVPFPGIEARVVDEHGVQVPPNTGGYLVLRRPWPAMLRGIYGDPARFRREYWERIPGVYFTGDGARRDEDGHFWLLGRVDDVINVAGHRIGTMEVESALVAHPRVAEAAVVGMQHEIKGQALAAFVTLKEGIDGGGDTADELRAHVTQKIGAIARPDRIMFTAELPKTRSGKIMRRLLRDIADGRVLGDTTTLADPTVIQGLRERYEEDV